In Deltaproteobacteria bacterium RBG_16_64_85, the genomic stretch GGAGCCATAACAACTTCAGGGCCGCTTGCGGAATTCCGCGGGCGGCCCTTTTCCGTTATGGCTTCGGAGGCAGGACTCCAAGCGAGCGAGGGAAGGTGCCGTTGGGAAGCCGGGCGTCCTGCTGCCGACCGCAATCGGGGACTTGCGCGCCGTCGACTGCCTCGTCGGGGACCAACTCCCGCGGATCTGCTGATCATCTGACTGGAACGAACCTGCAGCTTGCGGCGGACAAGAAACTCGCGGGGGGGAAACGATGCCGTGTTCTCGACACATCTTATGGTAAAGATGACGCCGGTCACGAGCCGGCTGGAAAGGAGATCCGTCCGATGACGCACAATTTGCCGCCGCTCCCATACGCCTTCGACGCGCTCGAGCCGTACATCGACGCGAAGACGATGGAGATTCACCACGACAAGCACCACGGGGCGTATGTCAACAATCTCAATAAGGCTCTCGAAGGCCATCCTGAGCTTCAAAAGCTTCCGGTCGAGGATCTGCTCGCACGGATCGGCAAAGTGCCGGAGGCCGTACGTACCGCCGTGCGCAACAACGGCGGCGGCCATTTGAATCATTCCATGTTCTGGAAGATCATGAAAAAGGGCGGCGGCGGTGAGCCGTCGGGGGATCTGGCCGACGCCATCAAGAATACGTTTGGCAGCTTCGGGGATTTCAAGAAAACATTCACCCAGTCCGCGACGTCGCGATTCGGGTCCGGTTGGGCGTGGTTGCTGGTCCGTGGAGGGAAGCTCACCGTCGAGTCTACCGCAAACCAGGACAATCCCATCATCGACGGCGGCATGGCGGTCTTCGGCCTCGACGTCTGGGAGCACGCCTATTACTTGAAGTATCAGAACCGACGACCCGAGTACATCGAGGCGTGGTGGAACACCGTCAATTGGGCGCAGGTCGCGGACAACTTCGCGCAGGCCAAGGCGTAAGTTCCGCCTTCGGCACCATCGCAATCCCCAAAGGGAATTCGGAAAGACGCCGGGTTCCCTTTTTTGCCATTTTCCTCAATGTGACGAAAATGTGGCTCATGGGTTCATTGACGTCGGAAGCCGCATTCACCCCGGAACAAGGAGGCACATCATGAAAGTTCTCGTGGTCTTCTATTATGGACATGTCTACCGGCTGGCGGAAGCGGTCGCGGAAGGAGCGAGGGAGGTTGCAGGAGCGGAGACCGTCTTGCGCCGCGTGCCCGAGACCCTGTCGAAGGAGGTGTTGGAAAAGATGGGCGCCACGGGCTCCCAGAAAGCGTTCGCCCATATCCCGGTGTGCACGGTGGACGAGCTGGCCGCGGCACGGTTCCAAGGCCGGCACGTCGCGACGATTGCGGCGAAGCTGAGCAGATAGCCGGAAGAAACGATCTCGCGCCCCTTCCTCCGCAACAGCGCCGTGAGGCGCGGCACGTGAGGGTTCGCGCCAAGTTCCCTTGTTTCGTAAAAACCGCCCGACGGGCTTAAATCTGGCTCGCGGGTTTATTTAAGATGTCCCCCGCCGGATCGAACGCCTCGGCCTTCATATCGTCGTCGAAACGAAACACGGTGGGGACGGTGTCCACGCAGACTCCGCAGCTGATGCATTCTTCCTTCAGCACGTAAGGGATTCTGGCCACCCTGTTCCCTCCCGCAACGTTGTTCTTCTCTCGTCGGATATTTGAATTTCGCCGCGGGCCCTGAAACCACTCGTCCTCTGGCAACCCAGGTTCATCATATGCCGTTCGAAGAAAAATCTCTGTGGAGAGCCCCGGCTCCCTCCCCGCTCCTATAATAGAAAGGTAGACAGGAGGACATCGGTCATGTTAGGGAAAGCGGCGGAAGCATTCACAGGGGGGAAGGAGGGTCGGATCGCTCAGGCCCCACAAGGGATCGAATACGATGTCCTGGTGGTGGGGGGAGGTCCGGCAGGACTTGCCGCGGCTTCCTACTGCGGGCGAAAATTCCT encodes the following:
- a CDS encoding superoxide dismutase; the encoded protein is MTHNLPPLPYAFDALEPYIDAKTMEIHHDKHHGAYVNNLNKALEGHPELQKLPVEDLLARIGKVPEAVRTAVRNNGGGHLNHSMFWKIMKKGGGGEPSGDLADAIKNTFGSFGDFKKTFTQSATSRFGSGWAWLLVRGGKLTVESTANQDNPIIDGGMAVFGLDVWEHAYYLKYQNRRPEYIEAWWNTVNWAQVADNFAQAKA